Proteins encoded together in one Capra hircus breed San Clemente unplaced genomic scaffold, ASM170441v1, whole genome shotgun sequence window:
- the RBM3 gene encoding RNA-binding protein 3 isoform X2 has product MSSEEGKLFVGGLNFNTDERALEDHFSSFGPISEVVVVKDRETQRSRGFGFITFTNPEHASNAMRAMNGESLDGRQIRVDHAGKSARGSRGGAFGSYERGRGYPRGGGDQGYGSGRYDNRPGAYGFGYGYGYGRSRDYGGSQGGYDRYSGGNYRDNYDN; this is encoded by the exons ATGTCTTCTGAAGAAGGGAAGCTCTTCGTGGGAGGGCTCAACTTCAACACTGATGAGCGGGCTCTGGAAGACCACTTCAGCAGCTTCGGACCTATTTCTGAGG TGGTGGTCGTCAAGGACCGGGAGACTCAGCGATCCCGGGGTTTTGGCTTCATCACCTTCACCAATCCGGAGCATGCCTCAAATGCCATGAGAGCCATGAATGGAGAG TCTCTGGATGGTCGTCAGATCCGTGTAGACCACGCTGGCAAGTCAGCCCGGGGATCACGAGGGGGTGCCTTTGGGAGCTATGAACGTGGTCGTGGCTACCCTAGAG GTGGTGGGGACCAGGGCTATGGAAGTGGCAGGTACGACAATCGACCTGGAGCATATGGATTCGGATACGGATATGGATATGGAAGGTCCAGAGACTATGGTGGCAG CCAGGGTGGTTATGACCGCTACTCAGGGGGAAATTACAGGGACAATTATGACAACTGA
- the RBM3 gene encoding RNA-binding protein 3 isoform X1, with amino-acid sequence MSSEEGKLFVGGLNFNTDERALEDHFSSFGPISEVVVVKDRETQRSRGFGFITFTNPEHASNAMRAMNGESLDGRQIRVDHAGKSARGSRGGAFGSYERGRGYPRGGGDQGYGSGRYDNRPGAYGFGYGYGYGRSRDYGGRSQGGYDRYSGGNYRDNYDN; translated from the exons ATGTCTTCTGAAGAAGGGAAGCTCTTCGTGGGAGGGCTCAACTTCAACACTGATGAGCGGGCTCTGGAAGACCACTTCAGCAGCTTCGGACCTATTTCTGAGG TGGTGGTCGTCAAGGACCGGGAGACTCAGCGATCCCGGGGTTTTGGCTTCATCACCTTCACCAATCCGGAGCATGCCTCAAATGCCATGAGAGCCATGAATGGAGAG TCTCTGGATGGTCGTCAGATCCGTGTAGACCACGCTGGCAAGTCAGCCCGGGGATCACGAGGGGGTGCCTTTGGGAGCTATGAACGTGGTCGTGGCTACCCTAGAG GTGGTGGGGACCAGGGCTATGGAAGTGGCAGGTACGACAATCGACCTGGAGCATATGGATTCGGATACGGATATGGATATGGAAGGTCCAGAGACTATGGTGGCAG AAGCCAGGGTGGTTATGACCGCTACTCAGGGGGAAATTACAGGGACAATTATGACAACTGA